GGCGAGCGGTGACCGTTGCGGCCAGCGTCACCTTGCTCGGGCTCCTGGCCGGCGTCTTGTACGGCGTCTATCGGTTGTGGCGCAACGGCGTGCTGGTGTTGCCGCGTTTTCTCGATCGCAAGGCTGGAACGCCGGCGCCGCAACCGAGCGGCGCGACACCGTCCCTGTTCGCAGTGAAATCCCCGGGGGCCAAGCCTGACAACAACGGGACGGCGGCATGAATCCGACGCTCGATTGGGTTCGCTGGTGGAGTCTTGCGTGGCGCGAGGCCGATCGGGACTGGTATCCGCCAGCCCTTCGCCTGTTGACCGCCCCCCAACTGGACGCCTTGGCGCGAGGGCATCATGCCGCACTGGCGCGCCGTTTTGGCATCACGCCTTGCACGCCGCCACCGCCCGATCCTTCAGTACTTTCGCTATGTTGTGGCACGCCCCGGATCCTGCATCTTGCTTGTCGATTGGTGGCGAACACGTGCTCGCCGCTAACGGTATCCGCCGAGCTTTGCCCACAGGATCAGGCTTGGTGCGAGCGTACCGCCAAGGCACTGCGTCCTGGCCATTGGCTCGAACAGGACCAGGATTCGCTTGTACTGCTACGCGCCTGGCTGGGAGAGCGGACCTGGGAGCGGGTGCGCCTGGCCTTTCCTCGCAGCCGGATCGTCGCCCTCGAATCGCAGCCCACCCCACGGCCGCCCGTCGCCAAGCTCAACACGCTCTGGCAGTCCGCCTGCTGGAAAGCCGAGCAAAGCCTGGCGCCAGCGACCACCCAAACGGAGATGCACGATGCTCGCCCGGCGCTCGCTTGAACTACGCCCCGAAGGTCGAGGCTTGCAACAGCCTTACATCCCTTATGAAACCCTGGTGGATTGTGGCCGTGCCCAGGCCGTACTCGAACACGCCCAGGCACAGGCCGCGCAGTTGATCGCACACGCCGCCGAGCAGGCCGACGCGGCAGTGATCGAGGCCCAAGTCCGATTCTGGGAGAACGCCGAAACCGTGCTTGCCGCTTGGGAAAGCCAGCGCCAGGCCATGTGGGAACGAATCGAGACCAGCGCCGCGCAATTGGTCAACGAGGCCCTGGGGACGCTACTGGACGATGTCCCGGAGCAGGCACGGATCGATGCGCTCGTGCGTCAGCTTGCGACCCGCCAAGACGACCCGATCGAGGCCACCCTTCGCTGCCATCCCGATGACCTGGCGCGCCTGGCGCAAAGCCTGGGCGCGGCAGGCGAACGT
This genomic interval from Pseudomonas alvandae contains the following:
- the sctL gene encoding type III secretion system stator protein SctL yields the protein MLARRSLELRPEGRGLQQPYIPYETLVDCGRAQAVLEHAQAQAAQLIAHAAEQADAAVIEAQVRFWENAETVLAAWESQRQAMWERIETSAAQLVNEALGTLLDDVPEQARIDALVRQLATRQDDPIEATLRCHPDDLARLAQSLGAAGERPWTPVADANLEVHQLKLETPGGTFLLDWETAVNALRLPEPQR